A single genomic interval of Nostoc commune NIES-4072 harbors:
- the ftsY gene encoding signal recognition particle-docking protein FtsY encodes MVFNWFRRKYNDSSDTPSDKKQEETSPAQEPQPEPAETLTATAETAPDTTTDLLAFAKAAYKNIQQKQQAEVVETPADSAEASSVSAQPETAETTIAEITEPEAIEEPVSTTIETAQPEVIQATTEEESTENSSVAAIAQEPDVSSPELTANEAEPTPTEPVATSEATQPTGLSFLERAAAERQAKLEQLMATAIEVPEPEVVQPVAATSETGEEIPGLVFDDGFVWSAKVLAAQGRSPEDVSIEEITWLKKLRQGLDKTRRSILNQLKAIVGQGPLNQAAVTEIEALLLQADVGVEATDFIINALQTKLREEVTAPEEAIAYLKKILRDMLDAPSMASHKTIFTPEKETLNIWLITGVNGAGKTTTIGKIAHLGQKSGYKCLIGAADTFRAAAVEQVKVWGSRSGVEVISNPGKNTDPAAVVFDAIAAAQARQTELLLVDTAGRLQNKKNLMDELSKIRRIIDKKAPNAKVESLLVLDATLGQNGLRQAEVFSQAAQLSGVVLTKLDGTAKGGVALAVVQQLGLPIRFIGAGEGIEDLRPFSSYEFVEALLSG; translated from the coding sequence ATGGTTTTTAATTGGTTCCGTCGTAAATATAACGATTCCTCTGACACTCCCTCTGATAAAAAACAGGAAGAAACTTCTCCTGCACAAGAACCTCAGCCAGAGCCAGCCGAAACATTAACAGCAACTGCTGAAACTGCTCCAGACACAACAACAGACTTGTTAGCGTTTGCTAAAGCTGCTTACAAAAATATTCAGCAAAAACAACAAGCAGAGGTAGTAGAAACCCCGGCTGATTCAGCAGAAGCCTCATCAGTATCAGCACAACCGGAAACCGCAGAAACAACAATTGCGGAAATTACCGAACCAGAAGCAATTGAGGAGCCTGTTAGTACAACCATAGAAACAGCACAGCCAGAAGTTATCCAAGCTACTACTGAGGAAGAAAGTACTGAAAATTCCTCAGTAGCAGCAATTGCCCAAGAGCCAGATGTCTCCAGCCCAGAACTCACGGCAAATGAAGCTGAACCAACGCCCACCGAACCAGTAGCTACGTCAGAGGCAACACAGCCAACAGGACTATCTTTCTTAGAACGGGCGGCGGCAGAACGGCAAGCCAAGCTGGAACAACTAATGGCCACCGCCATTGAAGTTCCAGAACCAGAGGTAGTACAGCCAGTAGCTGCAACTTCAGAGACAGGAGAGGAAATTCCTGGACTGGTATTTGATGATGGGTTTGTCTGGTCGGCGAAAGTTTTAGCAGCTCAAGGTAGAAGTCCAGAAGACGTTTCTATTGAAGAAATTACTTGGCTCAAAAAGCTCCGGCAAGGGTTAGATAAAACTCGTCGTAGCATTCTTAACCAACTGAAGGCGATCGTTGGTCAAGGGCCGCTAAACCAAGCTGCTGTAACAGAAATTGAGGCATTGCTCCTGCAAGCTGATGTGGGTGTAGAAGCAACAGACTTTATTATCAATGCCCTACAGACAAAACTTCGAGAAGAAGTTACTGCACCTGAAGAAGCGATCGCTTATCTGAAAAAGATTCTCCGGGATATGTTGGATGCACCAAGCATGGCATCCCACAAAACTATCTTTACCCCAGAAAAAGAAACCTTAAATATTTGGTTAATCACTGGCGTGAATGGTGCCGGTAAAACCACCACCATTGGCAAAATTGCCCATCTGGGACAAAAATCTGGTTATAAATGCTTGATTGGGGCAGCAGACACCTTTCGCGCCGCCGCCGTGGAGCAGGTGAAGGTTTGGGGTAGTAGAAGTGGTGTAGAAGTAATTTCCAATCCGGGAAAGAATACAGATCCGGCAGCAGTTGTGTTTGATGCGATCGCAGCCGCCCAAGCACGTCAAACCGAATTACTTCTGGTAGATACAGCTGGGCGTCTGCAAAACAAGAAAAATTTAATGGACGAACTTAGCAAAATCCGGCGAATTATCGACAAAAAAGCCCCAAATGCCAAAGTAGAATCTCTTTTGGTTCTAGATGCCACTTTAGGGCAAAATGGACTGCGGCAAGCCGAAGTTTTCTCCCAAGCTGCCCAACTGAGTGGCGTTGTCTTAACCAAGCTCGATGGTACAGCCAAAGGTGGTGTTGCCCTTGCCGTTGTGCAACAGCTAGGTTTACCCATTCGCTTTATTGGTGCTGGTGAAGGAATTGAAGACCTGCGCCCCTTTTCTAGCTATGAGTTTGTCGAAGCTCTCTTGAGCGGCTAA
- a CDS encoding DsbA family protein, whose amino-acid sequence MSQRIKVYSYSIYHSANSYIGVALAKKALEGLPVDIERRPIYIPKERGIKVADLQGRSESALLSSYHTEDCLRWAKKYGIEIRLKELEEFGRWVKRWEKMKFGREELPARAYYAACGTGKEHLLDEAFFRATYIDLLDVNDESVIRKVANDVGLNGDRILELIHGEEAKLAAVVALAEYEQFGCPGVPTWVVEGERFWGKDRVDWVVEKVKQLS is encoded by the coding sequence ATGTCGCAGCGAATCAAAGTATATTCATACTCGATATACCACTCGGCAAATTCATACATTGGTGTTGCTCTTGCCAAAAAAGCATTGGAAGGCTTACCTGTTGATATTGAACGAAGACCAATCTATATACCAAAAGAGCGAGGTATAAAGGTAGCTGATTTACAAGGACGAAGTGAAAGCGCTTTGTTATCGTCGTATCACACAGAAGATTGTTTGCGGTGGGCGAAAAAGTACGGCATTGAAATTCGGCTCAAGGAACTTGAAGAATTTGGTAGGTGGGTCAAGCGTTGGGAGAAAATGAAATTTGGTCGGGAAGAACTTCCTGCGAGAGCGTATTATGCTGCTTGTGGAACTGGGAAGGAGCATCTGCTGGATGAAGCTTTTTTTCGAGCGACGTATATCGACCTTCTTGATGTTAACGATGAGTCTGTGATTAGGAAAGTTGCAAATGATGTTGGGTTGAATGGCGATCGCATTCTTGAATTGATCCACGGGGAAGAAGCAAAACTTGCAGCAGTCGTAGCCTTAGCAGAATACGAACAGTTTGGCTGTCCCGGAGTCCCGACTTGGGTAGTTGAAGGCGAGAGATTTTGGGGAAAAGATCGCGTTGATTGGGTTGTCGAAAAGGTAAAGCAATTATCTTAA
- a CDS encoding PP2C family protein-serine/threonine phosphatase yields MPVSQLPSQPIDNNSSAATDVTPVVALKELVARLHREQNKIQDLLSSLGFALRSFNNLNQFLELIPLMATRVTDADGSALFLYKPNGQVRLEQLHWQDSGQRKNIRKALEIASSQITLLPNAAPLANATGILDDQMHRYLGPDVQIFGTAILVKHTERGWLYVLSRDPEYSWTETRQKLVRLVADQTAVAIENDELAVELRKKERLDQELEIGAEIQRRLLPRQCPTIPGAVLAARCKPANRVGGDYYDFIATNHNKIQPKTKGSTENSRWGLVIGDVMGKGVPAGLIMTMMRGMLRGEVLHGNSPAGILQNLNRVMYADLENSHRFITLFYSEYNPHSRILSYSNAAHNPPLWWHAATKTVSRLDTLGMLIGLDANSQYEDAQAQLEPGDTIIYYTDGLTDAAAASGDRFDEDNFVAGFNTACKYCNGPEEIVDYLFDQVEQFIGADKQNTDDMTLVVMQIL; encoded by the coding sequence GTGCCTGTGTCTCAACTGCCCTCTCAACCCATTGACAACAATAGTAGTGCCGCGACAGATGTCACACCAGTCGTAGCACTAAAAGAACTCGTGGCAAGGTTGCACCGGGAACAGAACAAAATTCAAGATTTGCTCAGTTCTTTAGGATTTGCCCTAAGAAGTTTCAATAATTTAAATCAGTTTTTGGAACTGATCCCCCTGATGGCAACTAGAGTGACAGATGCAGACGGCAGCGCTCTGTTTCTCTACAAACCTAATGGTCAAGTAAGATTAGAGCAGTTACATTGGCAAGATAGTGGCCAGCGAAAAAATATCCGCAAAGCGCTAGAAATAGCCAGCAGTCAAATCACGCTTCTGCCCAATGCTGCGCCTTTAGCCAATGCCACGGGGATTTTAGATGATCAGATGCATCGCTATCTGGGGCCAGATGTACAAATCTTTGGTACGGCGATTCTAGTGAAGCATACAGAACGGGGATGGCTCTACGTATTGAGCCGCGATCCAGAATATAGTTGGACAGAAACCAGGCAAAAGTTAGTTAGGTTGGTAGCAGACCAAACAGCTGTTGCGATCGAAAACGATGAACTAGCTGTAGAACTAAGAAAAAAAGAACGTCTAGACCAAGAACTAGAAATTGGCGCAGAAATTCAACGGCGACTTTTGCCACGTCAATGTCCCACAATCCCTGGTGCAGTTTTAGCGGCACGTTGTAAACCTGCCAATCGCGTCGGCGGAGATTACTATGACTTTATTGCTACCAATCACAATAAGATTCAGCCCAAGACCAAAGGCAGCACGGAAAATAGTCGCTGGGGTTTGGTTATTGGAGATGTCATGGGTAAAGGTGTCCCAGCTGGGCTGATTATGACGATGATGCGGGGAATGTTACGGGGAGAAGTACTACATGGTAATTCCCCTGCCGGAATTCTACAAAACTTAAATAGAGTTATGTATGCGGATTTAGAAAATTCCCACCGCTTTATAACGCTATTTTATTCAGAATATAATCCCCACAGCCGAATTTTGTCTTATAGCAATGCGGCGCACAATCCTCCCTTGTGGTGGCACGCAGCCACGAAAACTGTCAGCCGTTTAGATACTCTAGGAATGTTAATCGGTTTGGATGCTAACAGCCAATATGAAGATGCCCAGGCACAGTTAGAGCCTGGGGATACAATTATTTACTATACAGATGGTTTGACTGATGCTGCTGCTGCTAGTGGCGATCGCTTCGATGAAGATAACTTTGTCGCTGGCTTTAATACGGCTTGCAAGTATTGCAATGGCCCAGAGGAGATTGTGGATTACCTATTTGACCAAGTTGAGCAATTCATTGGTGCTGATAAGCAAAACACTGATGATATGACACTAGTTGTTATGCAAATTTTATAG
- a CDS encoding PhzF family phenazine biosynthesis protein, which produces MGQTITQVDAFTNIPFAGNPAAVCVLPTPQEERWMQNVAQEMNLSETAFLIRQDDGFNLRWFTPTVEVPLCGHATLASAHVLWSEGHLSPNEVARFHTKSGVLIAKLQGEWIELDFPANHSQETVAPQELKAALGIPYKSVFLNSLGYLVELESEDLVRQIQPNFQILKTLPTSEIIVTSLTHPDSEYDFVSRFFAPGLGIDEDPVTGAAHCCLAPFWRDRLHKDKLLAYQASSRGGVVKVDYNGGDRVFLSGQAVTVMRGELITA; this is translated from the coding sequence ATGGGACAAACCATTACTCAGGTTGATGCTTTTACCAATATACCTTTTGCAGGTAATCCTGCTGCTGTCTGTGTTTTGCCTACTCCCCAAGAGGAACGCTGGATGCAGAATGTAGCGCAGGAGATGAATTTATCTGAAACAGCTTTTCTAATTAGACAGGATGATGGCTTTAACCTGCGTTGGTTTACGCCTACGGTAGAAGTACCGCTTTGTGGTCATGCAACTTTAGCTAGTGCCCATGTACTTTGGTCAGAGGGACATTTGTCACCTAATGAAGTTGCGCGTTTCCACACTAAAAGCGGAGTGCTGATTGCTAAGTTGCAAGGTGAGTGGATTGAGTTAGATTTTCCTGCGAATCATTCACAAGAAACAGTCGCACCGCAAGAACTCAAGGCTGCTTTGGGTATCCCATACAAATCTGTTTTCTTGAATTCCTTGGGCTATTTAGTGGAATTGGAATCTGAAGATTTGGTACGGCAAATACAGCCAAATTTCCAAATACTGAAAACATTGCCTACTTCGGAGATCATTGTCACCAGCCTCACCCACCCTGATTCTGAATATGATTTCGTCTCTCGCTTCTTTGCACCAGGTTTAGGGATTGATGAAGACCCTGTAACTGGGGCGGCTCATTGCTGTCTCGCTCCCTTCTGGCGCGATCGCTTGCACAAAGATAAATTATTGGCTTATCAAGCATCCAGTCGCGGTGGCGTGGTGAAGGTAGATTATAACGGAGGCGATCGCGTCTTTCTGAGCGGACAAGCGGTAACTGTTATGCGAGGCGAGTTAATTACCGCATAA
- a CDS encoding DUF502 domain-containing protein: MNTNNKSSSSLKQENRGLVIDRLKQDLKNDLIAGLLVVIPLATTIWLTITIATWVINFLTQIPKQLNPFDGLNPIVVNLLNLLVGLAVPLLSILLMGLMARNIAGRWLLDFGERLLQAIPLAGQVYKTLKQLLETILKDSNGKFRRVILVEYPRRGIWAIAFVTGVISSDIQAQMPRPVLSVFIPTTPNPTTGWYAVVPEDEVVNLSMSIEDAFKIVVSGGIVAPNTPLVFPKESTLEGKHNEIKQQVIPVEES; the protein is encoded by the coding sequence ATGAATACCAATAACAAAAGTTCCTCTAGCTTAAAACAGGAGAATCGGGGCTTGGTAATCGATCGCCTAAAACAGGACTTAAAAAACGACCTGATCGCTGGTTTGTTGGTAGTAATTCCCCTAGCAACTACTATCTGGCTAACGATTACCATTGCCACTTGGGTAATCAACTTCCTCACCCAAATTCCCAAACAACTGAATCCCTTTGATGGGTTAAACCCAATTGTAGTAAATTTACTGAATTTATTAGTAGGATTGGCTGTACCACTACTAAGTATCTTATTGATGGGCTTGATGGCTCGCAATATTGCTGGGCGGTGGTTGTTAGATTTTGGTGAGCGATTATTACAAGCAATTCCTTTAGCAGGACAGGTATACAAAACCCTTAAACAGCTTTTAGAAACAATATTAAAAGATTCTAATGGCAAGTTTCGCCGGGTAATTTTGGTAGAGTATCCCCGTCGAGGAATTTGGGCGATCGCCTTTGTTACTGGTGTAATCAGCAGTGATATCCAAGCCCAGATGCCTCGCCCCGTGCTAAGTGTTTTTATACCGACTACGCCCAATCCGACTACCGGATGGTACGCAGTAGTTCCTGAAGATGAAGTAGTAAACCTCTCCATGTCCATTGAAGACGCCTTTAAAATAGTTGTATCAGGTGGCATCGTCGCCCCCAATACGCCCTTGGTTTTCCCCAAAGAGTCCACGCTAGAAGGGAAACACAACGAAATCAAGCAGCAGGTTATTCCCGTTGAAGAAAGTTAA
- a CDS encoding DUF29 domain-containing protein, with protein MQAFSLLTLSVLIFPFSAVASSQQLRRSFALPINTFPVECPYYIAQILDAEFLADAIDL; from the coding sequence ATGCAAGCATTTAGCCTGCTCACTCTTAGCGTTTTAATTTTTCCTTTCTCCGCCGTAGCAAGTTCACAACAGCTACGACGGAGTTTTGCTTTACCAATAAATACGTTTCCAGTGGAGTGTCCTTATTACATTGCCCAAATTCTTGATGCTGAGTTTTTAGCAGATGCGATTGATTTGTAA
- a CDS encoding Uma2 family endonuclease, with amino-acid sequence MTSNTLLQPTEIIHLSGISWQTYENLLTELSASRRLRLTYNRGTLEIMVPSPEHESYKKIVGRFVETLAEELEVKIQPLGSTTFKRPELSGAEPDECFYIKNVKFIKGKKRINLQQDPPPDLVVEIDITSSSKNRFEVYADMGVPEIWRYDGNSFSINVLQNQQYLSVEQSLAFPNLPLTEISRFLEQVGEKDYLELVKEFRQWVRSHI; translated from the coding sequence ATGACTAGCAACACACTGCTTCAACCCACAGAAATCATCCACCTATCGGGTATCAGTTGGCAAACTTATGAAAACTTGCTAACTGAACTTAGTGCTAGTCGCCGCCTCCGGCTTACTTACAATCGAGGTACTTTAGAAATCATGGTTCCTTCACCTGAACATGAAAGTTATAAAAAAATTGTGGGTCGATTTGTTGAAACTTTAGCGGAAGAACTAGAAGTTAAGATTCAGCCCCTTGGTTCTACTACTTTCAAACGTCCAGAGCTGAGTGGTGCAGAACCAGACGAATGCTTTTATATTAAAAATGTCAAGTTTATTAAGGGCAAAAAAAGAATTAATTTGCAACAAGATCCGCCGCCAGATTTGGTAGTAGAAATCGATATTACTAGCAGTTCTAAAAATCGCTTTGAAGTCTATGCTGATATGGGTGTGCCCGAAATCTGGCGATATGATGGCAATTCTTTTAGTATTAACGTTTTACAAAATCAGCAATATCTATCTGTTGAACAGAGTTTAGCATTTCCCAATTTGCCATTAACAGAGATTTCTAGGTTTTTAGAGCAGGTGGGAGAAAAAGATTATTTAGAATTAGTTAAAGAATTTCGTCAATGGGTTAGAAGCCACATTTAA
- a CDS encoding aminopeptidase P family protein, translating to MLIQQTSTSLVDTLRHRRQQLANLIDFPAILWSGSNSPRNFPANLFPFRASSHFLYFAGLPLSNAAIRLEGGKLELFIDDPSPSSALWHGKMPTREEIAQKIGADVAGPMAELESWVEDAATLAVQDAATWTQQSQLLNRWVLPQSPPQGIDLELAKAIVSLRLTHDEAALTELQKAAAVTVEAHKAGMAATPKAKLEAEVRAAMEGVIIAHNMTTSYNSIVTVHGEVLHNEQYHHPLQPGDLLLADVGAETETGWAGDVTRTWPVSGKFSSTQRDIYNVVLAAHDACIAKIHPGAEYGDIHLLAATVIAEGLVELGILQGNPQDLVEMDAHALFFPHGIGHLLGLDVHDMEDLGDLAGYEEGRSRSDRFGLGYLRLNRPLRTGMLVTIEPGFYQVPAILNDANVRSKYQNVVNWQRLSEFADVRGIRIEDDVLVTAEGSEVLTAALPNDADTIENLVGS from the coding sequence ATGCTAATTCAACAAACTTCCACTTCCCTCGTCGATACTTTACGCCACCGACGGCAACAATTAGCCAACCTCATTGATTTTCCAGCAATTCTGTGGTCAGGTAGCAACAGTCCGCGCAACTTTCCTGCAAATCTCTTTCCGTTTCGCGCTAGCAGTCATTTCCTCTATTTTGCTGGACTGCCATTATCAAATGCAGCAATTCGTTTAGAAGGCGGCAAACTAGAACTATTTATCGACGATCCATCACCCAGCAGCGCTCTTTGGCATGGAAAAATGCCAACGCGGGAAGAAATAGCTCAGAAGATTGGAGCGGATGTGGCAGGGCCAATGGCAGAATTAGAGTCTTGGGTAGAAGATGCTGCCACACTTGCTGTACAAGATGCAGCTACTTGGACGCAACAATCGCAGCTATTAAATAGATGGGTATTACCACAAAGTCCTCCCCAAGGAATTGACTTGGAGTTAGCTAAGGCGATCGTTTCTCTGCGCCTCACTCATGATGAAGCTGCATTAACCGAGTTGCAAAAAGCTGCTGCTGTCACAGTTGAAGCACACAAAGCTGGTATGGCAGCAACACCTAAAGCCAAGCTAGAAGCAGAAGTTCGGGCAGCGATGGAAGGGGTAATTATTGCCCACAATATGACAACTTCCTATAACAGTATTGTCACCGTTCACGGTGAAGTTTTGCATAATGAACAGTATCACCATCCCCTACAACCAGGTGACTTATTACTTGCTGATGTTGGTGCTGAAACTGAGACGGGTTGGGCAGGCGATGTAACTCGAACTTGGCCAGTTTCTGGTAAGTTTTCATCTACCCAGAGAGATATTTATAATGTTGTGCTGGCAGCCCATGATGCTTGCATTGCCAAAATCCACCCTGGCGCAGAGTATGGGGATATTCATTTGCTAGCTGCTACGGTTATAGCTGAAGGTTTAGTAGAGTTAGGCATTTTACAAGGAAACCCTCAAGATTTAGTAGAAATGGATGCCCATGCGCTGTTTTTCCCTCATGGTATCGGTCATCTACTAGGTTTAGATGTTCATGATATGGAAGATTTGGGTGATTTAGCAGGGTATGAAGAGGGACGTTCTCGGAGCGATCGCTTTGGCTTAGGCTACCTCCGTTTAAATCGTCCTTTGCGTACAGGAATGTTAGTCACAATTGAACCTGGTTTTTATCAAGTACCAGCAATTTTAAATGATGCCAATGTTCGCTCAAAATATCAAAATGTAGTGAATTGGCAGCGTTTATCTGAATTTGCTGATGTGCGCGGAATCCGCATCGAAGATGATGTTTTAGTTACCGCAGAAGGTAGCGAAGTTTTAACAGCCGCATTACCAAATGATGCCGATACCATAGAAAATTTAGTAGGTTCCTAA
- the nusB gene encoding transcription antitermination factor NusB translates to MQPRKPQQIARELALLSLSQLPVNPKKLDQLEDDQLVSKLVLGAVRTLTSEVQDTLDNAAGELQRSNDRLLSSQTRASDLNTARTMLQEAIACTQTAINQLGTAVDFPVLIQLANQDKGVRNYAKELVITVNENRQIIDELLSAALVDWQVTRLAQIDRDILQIAVAEMKFLGVADSIAINEAVELAKRYSGDDGHRFINGVLRRVTEQKKTA, encoded by the coding sequence ATGCAACCTCGTAAACCCCAGCAAATTGCTCGTGAATTGGCACTTCTAAGCCTTAGCCAATTGCCAGTCAACCCAAAAAAATTAGATCAGTTGGAAGACGATCAACTAGTATCCAAGTTGGTGCTAGGAGCAGTACGTACTTTGACCTCAGAAGTGCAAGATACCCTCGATAATGCCGCAGGTGAACTGCAACGCAGTAACGATCGCCTTTTAAGTAGCCAAACTCGCGCCTCCGATCTTAATACTGCTAGAACAATGCTTCAAGAAGCGATCGCCTGCACCCAGACAGCAATCAATCAATTGGGTACGGCAGTTGATTTTCCAGTATTGATTCAGTTAGCTAATCAAGATAAGGGAGTCCGTAATTACGCTAAAGAGCTTGTAATTACCGTCAACGAAAATCGACAAATTATAGATGAACTCCTTTCTGCTGCCTTAGTAGATTGGCAAGTAACTCGCCTCGCCCAAATTGACCGCGATATCTTGCAAATCGCTGTGGCTGAAATGAAGTTCTTAGGAGTTGCAGACAGTATCGCCATTAACGAAGCTGTGGAACTAGCCAAACGCTACAGTGGAGACGATGGTCATCGGTTTATTAACGGTGTTCTGCGCCGAGTCACTGAGCAGAAAAAGACAGCATAG